In one window of Chelmon rostratus isolate fCheRos1 chromosome 19, fCheRos1.pri, whole genome shotgun sequence DNA:
- the helq gene encoding helicase POLQ-like isoform X1, which produces MNSGKQKIKIQRVSSRKRSRDVLKSQLTPAKKRGGGGDTCFQQCPKTWRLSSIMADTQAAEYCSDAEDLFGDYDSILEDSSVLAKLDDAEQNERQRDVRPAAHANAADPPDFTPLKDGVRKPSGEDVLTDSIFDEPFEDLPPSQLQFEEQVRGNAKRSRLQAGEKTSTPSRKPDGSGEAGGERNAEDQTRRASRARRSVTDQLKRTMVCNGAAPSAVSRTAALKEAVVTEEISVAMQAMETVSADTTDLGPFFGLPTKVKDLMYKLRGIKTLYDWQETCLNLDCVQGRKNLIYSLPTSGGKTLVAEILVLRELLCRKNDCLFILPYISLVQEKVRGLASFGLELDFMVEEYAGSKGKFPPVKRRGRASLYIATIEKAHSLVNSLIETGRMGKLGLVVVDELHMLGDGSRGALIEMTLAKVLYVSETTQIIGMSATLGNISDLQTFLRAENYTNDFRPVQLKEYVKLKDSIYEVKPKEQECFRFSRLLNFKYSSAMQKVDPDHIIALVTEVIPTHSCLVFCPTKKNCENVAAMICKYLKEEFLQQRAAEKAVLLGELRDAGNGAVCPVLRRTVPYGLAYHHSGLTSEERKLVEEAYSNGVLCLLTCTSTLAAGINLPARRVILRSPYVASDFLKRSQYKQMVGRAGRAGMDTVGESVLILQDKERHMAETLVCAPMENCFSNLLHDDGKGLLSLILSLVGLNIASSLLQIGEFMRGTLLSVQQGQLCVETSLQEAVRRCVDLLKDKGLITVAEDSHGQSLQVTKLGKATYKGSVDLSYSDVLYRDLSKGLDGLLLNSCLHLVYLVTPYDMISQCKPDWMTYFRQFTLLSAAEQKMSAAVGVPESFVARKAAGQTVKKSVNMEVVRRMYLALVLFTLLKETNLWSVADKFQLSRGFVQTLLSSSSAFCSCVFHFTEELEEFWPFKALLTELTRRLSYCVKAELVPLMEVAGVTESRAKQLYNAGYKTPTHLANADPAVLSRTIEHLYKKQANQIVASAKMLVNEKAAALQEEVDELLMIPSDLPSALKTQQLL; this is translated from the exons ATGAATTCTGGgaaacaaaaaatcaaaatacagaGAGTTTCCTCGAGGAAGAGATCGAGAGACGTCCTGAAGAGTCAACTGACACCAGcgaagaagagaggaggaggaggagacaccTGTTTCCAGCAATGTCCCAAAACCTGGAGGCTGAGCAGCATCATGGCTGACACACAAGCTGCTGAG tACTGCAGTGACGCTGAGGACTTATTTGGGGACTATGACAGTATCCTGGAGGACAGCTCTGTGCTGGCGAAGCTGGATGATGCAGAACAAAACGAAAGGCAGCGTGACGTCCGGCCTGCAGCTCACGCCAACGCTGCGGATCCGCCGGACTTCACGCCATTAAAAGACGGCGTCCGGAAACCGTCCGGTGAAGACGTTCTCACCGACTCCATCTTTGACGAACCCTTCGAGGACTTGCCGCCCAGCCAGCTTCAGTTTGAAGAGCAGGTTCGTGGAAATGCGAAGAGGAGCAGACTGCAGGCGGGAGAGAAAACCTCGACGCCTTCCAGGAAACCTGACGGGAGCGGCGAGGCCGGAGGAGAGAGAAACGCAGAGGATCAAACCAGGAGAGCGAGCAGGGCGAGGAGGAGCGTGACGGATCAGCTGAAGAGGACGATGGTCTGTAACGGAGCTGCTCCCTCCGCCGTCTCCCGGACCGCCGCGTTGAAAGAAGCTGTGGTTACCGAGGAGATCAGCGTCGCCATGCAGGCCATGGAAACCGTGTCTGCCGACACAACTGACCTCGGGCCTTTCTTTGGACTCCCCACCAAAGTGAAAGACCTGATGTACAAGCTGAGAGGAATCAAGACTCTATACG ATTGGCAGGAGACGTGTCTGAACCTGGACTGCGTTCAGGGGAGGAAGAACCTGATCTACTCCCTCCCCACCAGCGGGGGAAAGACTCTGGTTGCAGAGATCCTCgtcctcagagagctgctgtgcaGGAAGAACGATTGTCTGTTCATCTTACCGTACATATCGCTGGTGCAGGAGAAg GTGCGGGGGTTAGCGAGCTTTGGCCTGGAGCTGGACTTCATGGTGGAGGAGTACGCTGGCAGCAAAGGCAAGTTTCCTCCCGTGAAGAGGAGGGGCCGGGCGTCGCTTTACATCGCCACCATAGAGAAAGCCCACAGCCTCGTCAACTCTCTGATAGAGACCGGCAGGATGGGTAAACTggggctggtggtggtggacgAG CTTCACATGTTGGGTGACGGCAGCAGAGGAGCTCTGATAGAAATGACTCTGGCCAAAGTTCTCTACGTGAGCG AAACCACTCAGATCATTGGAATGAGCGCCACCCTGGGAAACATCAGCGACCTGCAGACGTTTCTGAGGGCTGAAAATTACACAAACGACTTCAGGCCT gtgcagctgAAGGAGTACGTCAAACTGAAGGACAGCATCTATGAAGTGAAGCCAAAGGAACAGGAATGTTTCAGATTCTCGCGACTTCTCAACTTCAAA TACTCGAGTGCGATGCAGAAGGTGGACCCGGATCACATCATCGCTCTGGTGACTGAGGTCATTCCGACACATTCGTGTTTGGTCTTCTGTCCCACCAAGAAGAACTGTGAGAACGTCGCAGCCATGATCTGCAAATACCTGAAGGA GGAGTTCCTCCAGCAGAGGGCGGCGGAGAAGGCCGTCCTCCTCGGAGAGCTGAGGGACGCCGGCAACGGCGCGGTGTGTCCGGTGCTCCGGAGGACGGTGCCTTACGGTCTGGCCTATCACCACAGCGGACTGACCTCCGAGGAGAGGAAGTTGGTGGAGGAGGCCTACTCCAACGGAgtcctctgcctcctcacctgcacctccaccctGGCCGCAGGCATCAACCTACCTGCCCGCAG GGTGATTCTGCGCTCACCCTACGTGGCCTCGGACTTCCTGAAGAGGAGCCAGTACAAGCAGATGGTGGGACGGGCCGGGCGAGCGGGGATGGACACCGTGGGAGAGAGCGTCCTCATCCTCCAGGACAAGGAGAGACACATG GCTGAAACTCTTGTTTGTGCTCCGATGGAAAACTGTTTCAGCAACCTGCTGCACGACGATGGAAAAGGCCTCCTGAGTCTCATCCTGTCCCTCGTTGGATTAAAC atcGCCTCGTCGCTGCTTCAGATCGGAGAGTTCATGCGCGGGACGCTGCTGTCCGTCCAGCAGGGACAGCTGTGTGTGGAGACGAGTCTGCAGGAGGCGGTGCGGCGGTGTGTTGACCTCCTGAAGGACAAAGGTCTCATCACTGTGGCTGAAGACTCACACGGTCAAAGTCTGCAGGTCACCAAGCTGGGGAAAGCTACCTACAAAG GCTCGGTGGATCTGTCCTACAGCGACGTGCTGTACAGAGACCTGTCCAAAGGTCTGGACGGTCTGCTGCTCAACAGCTGCCTCCACCTGGTCTACCTGGTCACACCGTACGACATGATCTCACAGTGCAAGCCCGACTGGATGACGTACTTCAGACAG TTCACCCTGCTGTCGGCTGCGGAGCAGAAGATGTCCGCAGCCGTCGGAGTACCGGAGAGCTTCGTTGCTCGAAAAGCTGCGGGACAGACGGTGAAAAAG agcgtCAACATGGAGGTGGTGCGGCGGATGTACTTGGCTCTCGTGCTGTTTACGCTGCTGAAGGAGACGAACCTGTGGAGCGTGGCCGATAAGTTCCAGCTGAGCCGAGGCTTCGTCCAGACcctgctcagctcctcctcgGCCTTCTGCTCCTGCGTGTTTCACTTCACGGAG gagctggaggagttCTGGCCGTTCAAAGCCCTGCTGACGGAGCTGACACGAAGGCTGAGCTACTGCGTGAAGGCTGAGCTCGTCCCTCTGATGGAGGTGGCTGGAGTCACGGAG TCACGAGCGAAGCAGCTGTATAACGCCGGCTATAAAACACCGACTCACCTGGCGAACGCCGACCCCGCCGTCCTCTCCAGGACCATAGAACACCTTTATAAGAAGCAAGCCAATCAGATCGTAGCTTCTGCTAAG ATGCTCGTGAATGAAAAGGCTGCAGCGCTTCAGGAGGAAGTGGACGAGCTGCTGATGATCCCTTCAGATCTGCCCTCggctttaaaaacacagcaactcCTCTGA
- the helq gene encoding helicase POLQ-like isoform X2 → MLGDGSRGALIEMTLAKVLYVSETTQIIGMSATLGNISDLQTFLRAENYTNDFRPVQLKEYVKLKDSIYEVKPKEQECFRFSRLLNFKYSSAMQKVDPDHIIALVTEVIPTHSCLVFCPTKKNCENVAAMICKYLKEEFLQQRAAEKAVLLGELRDAGNGAVCPVLRRTVPYGLAYHHSGLTSEERKLVEEAYSNGVLCLLTCTSTLAAGINLPARRVILRSPYVASDFLKRSQYKQMVGRAGRAGMDTVGESVLILQDKERHMAETLVCAPMENCFSNLLHDDGKGLLSLILSLVGLNIASSLLQIGEFMRGTLLSVQQGQLCVETSLQEAVRRCVDLLKDKGLITVAEDSHGQSLQVTKLGKATYKGSVDLSYSDVLYRDLSKGLDGLLLNSCLHLVYLVTPYDMISQCKPDWMTYFRQFTLLSAAEQKMSAAVGVPESFVARKAAGQTVKKSVNMEVVRRMYLALVLFTLLKETNLWSVADKFQLSRGFVQTLLSSSSAFCSCVFHFTEELEEFWPFKALLTELTRRLSYCVKAELVPLMEVAGVTESRAKQLYNAGYKTPTHLANADPAVLSRTIEHLYKKQANQIVASAKMLVNEKAAALQEEVDELLMIPSDLPSALKTQQLL, encoded by the exons ATGTTGGGTGACGGCAGCAGAGGAGCTCTGATAGAAATGACTCTGGCCAAAGTTCTCTACGTGAGCG AAACCACTCAGATCATTGGAATGAGCGCCACCCTGGGAAACATCAGCGACCTGCAGACGTTTCTGAGGGCTGAAAATTACACAAACGACTTCAGGCCT gtgcagctgAAGGAGTACGTCAAACTGAAGGACAGCATCTATGAAGTGAAGCCAAAGGAACAGGAATGTTTCAGATTCTCGCGACTTCTCAACTTCAAA TACTCGAGTGCGATGCAGAAGGTGGACCCGGATCACATCATCGCTCTGGTGACTGAGGTCATTCCGACACATTCGTGTTTGGTCTTCTGTCCCACCAAGAAGAACTGTGAGAACGTCGCAGCCATGATCTGCAAATACCTGAAGGA GGAGTTCCTCCAGCAGAGGGCGGCGGAGAAGGCCGTCCTCCTCGGAGAGCTGAGGGACGCCGGCAACGGCGCGGTGTGTCCGGTGCTCCGGAGGACGGTGCCTTACGGTCTGGCCTATCACCACAGCGGACTGACCTCCGAGGAGAGGAAGTTGGTGGAGGAGGCCTACTCCAACGGAgtcctctgcctcctcacctgcacctccaccctGGCCGCAGGCATCAACCTACCTGCCCGCAG GGTGATTCTGCGCTCACCCTACGTGGCCTCGGACTTCCTGAAGAGGAGCCAGTACAAGCAGATGGTGGGACGGGCCGGGCGAGCGGGGATGGACACCGTGGGAGAGAGCGTCCTCATCCTCCAGGACAAGGAGAGACACATG GCTGAAACTCTTGTTTGTGCTCCGATGGAAAACTGTTTCAGCAACCTGCTGCACGACGATGGAAAAGGCCTCCTGAGTCTCATCCTGTCCCTCGTTGGATTAAAC atcGCCTCGTCGCTGCTTCAGATCGGAGAGTTCATGCGCGGGACGCTGCTGTCCGTCCAGCAGGGACAGCTGTGTGTGGAGACGAGTCTGCAGGAGGCGGTGCGGCGGTGTGTTGACCTCCTGAAGGACAAAGGTCTCATCACTGTGGCTGAAGACTCACACGGTCAAAGTCTGCAGGTCACCAAGCTGGGGAAAGCTACCTACAAAG GCTCGGTGGATCTGTCCTACAGCGACGTGCTGTACAGAGACCTGTCCAAAGGTCTGGACGGTCTGCTGCTCAACAGCTGCCTCCACCTGGTCTACCTGGTCACACCGTACGACATGATCTCACAGTGCAAGCCCGACTGGATGACGTACTTCAGACAG TTCACCCTGCTGTCGGCTGCGGAGCAGAAGATGTCCGCAGCCGTCGGAGTACCGGAGAGCTTCGTTGCTCGAAAAGCTGCGGGACAGACGGTGAAAAAG agcgtCAACATGGAGGTGGTGCGGCGGATGTACTTGGCTCTCGTGCTGTTTACGCTGCTGAAGGAGACGAACCTGTGGAGCGTGGCCGATAAGTTCCAGCTGAGCCGAGGCTTCGTCCAGACcctgctcagctcctcctcgGCCTTCTGCTCCTGCGTGTTTCACTTCACGGAG gagctggaggagttCTGGCCGTTCAAAGCCCTGCTGACGGAGCTGACACGAAGGCTGAGCTACTGCGTGAAGGCTGAGCTCGTCCCTCTGATGGAGGTGGCTGGAGTCACGGAG TCACGAGCGAAGCAGCTGTATAACGCCGGCTATAAAACACCGACTCACCTGGCGAACGCCGACCCCGCCGTCCTCTCCAGGACCATAGAACACCTTTATAAGAAGCAAGCCAATCAGATCGTAGCTTCTGCTAAG ATGCTCGTGAATGAAAAGGCTGCAGCGCTTCAGGAGGAAGTGGACGAGCTGCTGATGATCCCTTCAGATCTGCCCTCggctttaaaaacacagcaactcCTCTGA